The Oncorhynchus kisutch isolate 150728-3 linkage group LG14, Okis_V2, whole genome shotgun sequence genomic sequence cctgtacccatccccctggacccatccccctgtacccatccccctgtacccatccccctgtacccatcTCCCTATACCCATCTCCCTGTACCCATCCCTCTTCTCAATAGCAGCAGCACATGTGAGTGTATGAAAGTGGAGGGTGGGGTGCTTGGGGGTGAGAGGATAACTAGAACCATGTCATCCTCTCCAACTGTCCCTAATGTTCACAAACCAGTTTCTTCTGATTGAAGagtgtataaagggttagggttggtccAAAATCTGGACTTTCACAAGCAATACATCAGCAGCACGTtagaattattttatttttctcttcCTGTAATGCCACAGTATGTCATTCGTGGAAGAGTATATTCCAATTGGCCGGTGGATCCTGACGAATCATCCAAGGAGTGAAGTGCTTGATGGTGAAGATGTCCTAAAAACACAACATTAAAACGGGGCCCTCACATCGTTTTCCCACGTCAGAGTACGCCACTGCAAGAGAGGAGCTCAACTTCACTCCATTTTGGATGGTTGGTTGCCGGCTTCCCTGATTGGAGAAATGTCCAATTTCAGTCATTAATAAACTCGAACACTGAATAAGGAGGAGCTAGAGATGGGACATCCAGGAGTCCTTTTCTTCTCTAACCAACTGATAGTTAACGCTACACATATTCAGTATGTGGTCTATGCTGAAATCCAGACATAATTGGGGACCATGTggctctctctaccccctctttcCAGCTCTTTCCCCGTCAGGGTCTCAGTTCCCCTCCCCATCAGTACTCCCTGGCCTCCTCCAGTTGAGCCTGATGCACCTCCTCGTGTGGGTTGTCGGGACACAGCAGCCCGTTGTTGGGTGGCCTCACCGAGTGGAAGCGGCTCCAGTCCCCGTTACACAGGATCCAGGGCAGCACGTCCACTTTGTAATGCAGCTCCGGCGAGAACTCAGTACTGATGAGGTTCGGAGCGCCCGCCCCTTTACCCCGCGTGATAAGCTTCGCGTGGTCGTCGTAGCAACAGTGTTGCGCGGCCAGGGTGGTGCTATTGGAGGAGATCATGGAGCGCGTGCAGAAGCGAGCGGAAGGCAGTAGGGTGTTGTGGTAGAGGTCAGTCTATGGACGGTAACATGGTAGGGTGTTGTggtagagaacagtctatggagGGTAACATGGTAGGGTGTTGTGGTAGAGAACAGTCAGTCTATGGAGGGTAACATGGTAGGGTGTTGTGGTAGAGAACAGTCAGTCTATGGAGGGTAACATGGTAGGGTGTTGTGGTAGAGGTCAGTCTATGGAGGGTAACATGGTAGGGTATTGTGGTAGAGGTCAGTCTATGGAGGGTAACATGGTAGGGTGTTGTGGTAGAGGTCAGTCTATGGAGGGTAACATGGTAGGGTGTTGTGGTAGAGAACAGAGAACAACCTTTTATATTCCAGTGATCCCTTTTGTAACAGAGACCCCAGTGGAGATGTTGATGCCTCATTCTCCTGTCAGTAGTGTCTCTTCATATGATTCATTTCAACGAATACTGCACACGtttacagagcattcggaaagtattcggaccccttgatttttccacattttgttagggtacagccttattctaaaatggattaaattgttcaGTGTGTCAGAGTCCAACTACTACAGGCCTCTGTTCTTATTGTGATTCAAGAGAAAGAAGAATAGAAAGAATGGAAAcacacagagccttcagaaagtattcagacccctggacttttctagaccgctgcgccactcgagtttaagtccgggctctggctgggccactcaaggacattcagagacttgtcccgaagccactcctgtgttgtcttggctgtgtgcttagggtcgttgtcctgttggaaggtgaaccatcagtctgaggtcttgagtggtcagaagcaggttttcatcaaggatctctctgtacattgctccgttaatctttgccttgatcctgactagtctcccagtccctgccactgaaaaacatccccacagcatgatgctgccaccaccatgcttcaccgtagggatggtgccagttttcctccagacgtgaggcttggcattcaggccaaagagttcaatcttggtttcatcagaccagagaatcttgtttatgtgccggctgtcatgtgcctttccgtctggtcactctaccacaaaggccttcggtggagtgctgcagagatggttgtccttctggaaggttcttccatctccacagaggaactctggagctctgtcagagtgaccatcgggttcttagtcacctccctgaccaaggcccttcacccccccgattgctcagtttggccgggtggccagctctagcaatagtcttggtggttccaaacttcttccatttaagaatgatggagtccactgtgttcttggggaccttcaaatctgcagacatttttttggtacccttccccagatctgtgccttgacacaatcctgtctcggaagctctacagacaattcattcGACGGCCCAATCTCCTTCGGGCCGTCCATCAACATTACTCTCTCAGAACCACATCAGGACCCATT encodes the following:
- the LOC116353273 gene encoding isthmin-2-like, translating into MISSNSTTLAAQHCCYDDHAKLITRGKGAGAPNLISTEFSPELHYKVDVLPWILCNGDWSRFHSVRPPNNGLLCPDNPHEEVHQAQLEEAREY